In the Acidobacteriota bacterium genome, one interval contains:
- a CDS encoding Nif3-like dinuclear metal center hexameric protein, translating to MELKALVRCLDELLDTHSIEDESPNGLQVEGRAGVRRVAFAVDYSPEFAEIAAADGADLLFVHHGAIWGSLRYVRGVARAFLQPLFRHDLSLYVAHLPLDVHPELGHGACMARRLELGDTVPFGPYRGKWVGVLGCLAEPVAREAFLERVRERVSPEAQLLPFGPDRAHRVAIVSGGGAKMAPEAAEAGADFFLTGETSHGAYHPARAAGVNLCFGGHYRTETFGVLAVMERVRADLGLECRYYDFPTPF from the coding sequence ATGGAACTGAAAGCCCTGGTCCGCTGCCTCGACGAACTCCTGGACACTCACTCCATCGAGGACGAGTCCCCCAACGGCCTGCAGGTGGAAGGGCGCGCCGGCGTTCGCCGCGTCGCCTTCGCCGTGGACTATTCCCCCGAGTTCGCCGAGATCGCCGCGGCCGACGGGGCCGACCTCCTCTTCGTCCACCACGGGGCGATCTGGGGCTCGCTCCGCTACGTCCGCGGCGTGGCCCGGGCCTTTTTACAACCCCTCTTCCGCCACGACCTGTCGCTCTACGTGGCCCACCTCCCCCTGGACGTGCACCCCGAACTCGGTCACGGGGCCTGCATGGCCCGACGGCTGGAACTGGGAGACACGGTGCCCTTCGGGCCTTATCGGGGCAAGTGGGTGGGTGTCCTCGGTTGTCTGGCGGAACCGGTGGCCCGGGAGGCCTTCCTGGAGCGGGTTCGCGAGCGAGTGTCCCCCGAGGCGCAACTCCTGCCCTTCGGCCCCGACCGGGCCCACCGGGTCGCCATCGTGAGCGGCGGGGGGGCGAAGATGGCCCCCGAGGCCGCCGAGGCCGGCGCCGACTTCTTCCTGACGGGGGAGACGTCCCACGGGGCCTACCACCCGGCCCGGGCCGCCGGCGTCAACCTCTGCTTCGGCGGGCACTACCGCACCGAGACCTTCGGCGTCCTCGCGGTGATGGAGCGCGTCCGCGCCGACCTGGGCCTCGAGTGCCGGTACTACGACTTCCCCACCCCCTTCTGA
- a CDS encoding CHASE2 domain-containing protein, whose translation MAACLAVFLLFAFLRETQTLRVLELKTRDWRLRLRNAAFLSSLQAPTHVRSDRVVMVGIDDRALGTIEEPMLFWTGHFAEVLGALDRAGAAVVALDLQFQVSGDDFLRRRMARETGGAPDGRVAAGSLGPGDRALFKVLRSGRVLLLSYLRPDGSLQCPWPPYRFAAGDANLFLGNVEADPDGVVRRQYLYRTAQFPDGTQAPCYSLPFLAACRALRAEPVFDGSRLRIGTRPVVHDREFFFDINFIGPPGTFQDGPGFSELLERARANDDRWFAERFRDRVVLIGPTYAGNNDLVPTPAGGDSHGEMAGIEFHANALHTLLNSDFMISWTDRANLAVLLLLCLGSAVICRLFRPRPALVGLAGLGVGLAAGALVACARWNTWLDLATPLLALPVVYMSVFTWRYLAEDRRRRHLRQILGRYVSENVARELLKDASSLALGGVRHNVTILFCDLNDFTELSEQSEPEQIISMLNDYFTRMETVIFRHGGTLKQFVGDEIMVICGAPAADPDHAVFACRIALEMEKELIRWQDELRGKGGPTRDAKFGLHSGEVVAGNVGSPNRSEYATVGDVVNTASRIMGLSKRLGRRIVVSEQTRRLAGEAFSFEDLGSHELRGKSAAIRVFALSGPDRQPAPTAPEAPQAGPPVETGGQPVPNLDKPDNPRMNTDRVPSD comes from the coding sequence GTGGCAGCCTGTCTGGCGGTCTTCCTCCTTTTCGCCTTCCTGCGGGAAACGCAAACCCTCCGGGTGCTGGAGCTGAAAACGCGCGACTGGAGGCTCCGGCTGCGCAACGCCGCCTTCCTGTCCTCCCTGCAGGCGCCCACGCACGTGCGGTCGGACCGGGTCGTGATGGTGGGCATCGACGACCGGGCCCTCGGCACGATCGAGGAACCGATGCTGTTCTGGACCGGCCACTTCGCCGAGGTCCTCGGCGCCCTCGACCGGGCCGGTGCGGCCGTGGTGGCGCTGGACCTGCAATTCCAGGTTTCGGGAGACGACTTCCTGCGCCGCCGAATGGCCCGTGAAACGGGCGGGGCCCCGGACGGGCGGGTCGCCGCCGGCAGCCTGGGCCCGGGTGATCGTGCCCTCTTCAAGGTGCTGCGCTCCGGACGGGTCCTTCTCCTGTCCTACCTTCGCCCCGACGGGTCGCTGCAGTGCCCCTGGCCGCCGTACCGCTTCGCGGCGGGCGATGCGAACCTCTTCCTCGGCAACGTGGAAGCCGATCCGGACGGGGTGGTCCGGCGGCAGTACCTGTACCGGACCGCTCAGTTCCCCGACGGCACCCAGGCCCCCTGCTACAGCCTTCCCTTCCTGGCCGCCTGCCGGGCCCTCCGCGCGGAGCCGGTCTTCGACGGCTCCCGGCTCCGGATCGGCACCCGGCCGGTCGTTCACGACCGCGAGTTCTTCTTCGACATCAACTTCATCGGCCCCCCGGGGACGTTCCAGGACGGCCCGGGCTTTTCCGAACTGCTCGAGCGGGCCCGGGCGAACGACGACCGGTGGTTCGCCGAACGGTTTCGCGACCGCGTGGTGCTGATCGGGCCGACGTACGCCGGCAACAACGACCTGGTGCCCACGCCGGCCGGCGGGGACAGCCACGGCGAGATGGCCGGGATCGAATTCCACGCCAACGCCCTGCACACCCTTCTGAATTCCGACTTCATGATTTCCTGGACTGACAGGGCCAACCTGGCGGTCCTGCTGCTCCTCTGCCTGGGGTCGGCCGTGATCTGCCGGTTGTTCCGGCCCCGCCCCGCCCTGGTCGGCCTGGCCGGTCTTGGCGTCGGGCTGGCGGCCGGCGCCCTGGTGGCCTGCGCCCGGTGGAATACCTGGCTGGACCTCGCGACCCCGCTCCTCGCCCTGCCGGTGGTGTACATGTCGGTGTTCACCTGGCGCTACCTGGCCGAGGACCGGAGACGTCGACACCTCCGGCAGATCCTCGGGCGGTACGTCTCCGAAAACGTGGCCCGGGAACTCCTGAAGGATGCGTCCAGCCTGGCACTGGGCGGGGTGCGGCACAACGTCACCATCCTGTTTTGCGACCTCAACGACTTCACCGAGCTTTCCGAGCAGAGCGAGCCGGAGCAGATTATCTCGATGCTCAACGACTACTTCACCCGCATGGAGACGGTGATCTTCCGCCATGGGGGGACCCTCAAGCAGTTCGTGGGCGACGAGATCATGGTGATCTGCGGCGCCCCCGCGGCTGACCCCGACCACGCCGTGTTCGCCTGCCGGATCGCCCTGGAGATGGAGAAGGAACTGATCCGGTGGCAGGACGAACTCCGGGGAAAAGGCGGACCGACCCGGGACGCCAAGTTCGGCCTTCACAGCGGCGAGGTGGTGGCGGGCAACGTCGGTTCGCCGAACCGGTCCGAGTACGCCACGGTCGGCGACGTGGTGAACACCGCCTCGCGGATCATGGGGCTATCCAAGCGGCTGGGCCGCCGGATTGTCGTCAGCGAGCAGACGCGCCGCCTGGCGGGGGAGGCCTTTTCGTTCGAGGACCTGGGCTCTCACGAACTCAGGGGAAAATCCGCGGCCATCCGGGTCTTCGCCCTGTCCGGCCCGGATCGGCAGCCCGCCCCCACCGCACCGGAAGCCCCCCAGGCCGGACCGCCCGTGGAAACCGGCGGACAACCGGTTCCCAACCTGGATAAACCGGATAATCCACGGATGAACACGGATCGAGTTCCGTCAGACTGA
- a CDS encoding cyclase family protein, whose amino-acid sequence MVIDLSQPIAPDMPVWPGTPSPAVKLLKNRPRHGYEERRLTLTTHTGTHVDAPAHLTDGPALDGLTLERFTGPGFVADVRAFAGRPVRWENLERTPGWAGPREFVLLWTGWDAFWGTQAYNRGYPALDPAAAERLAFAGIKGLGVDAPSVDAFDSGGLPVHRALLSRGAILVENLRGLGGLAGRAFRFAAFPLPIPAADGSPVRAVALVDECGEALP is encoded by the coding sequence ATGGTTATAGACCTTTCTCAACCCATCGCCCCCGACATGCCCGTCTGGCCCGGCACGCCGTCACCGGCGGTGAAGCTCCTGAAGAACCGCCCCCGTCACGGTTACGAGGAACGCCGCCTCACCCTCACCACGCACACGGGCACCCACGTGGATGCCCCCGCCCACTTGACGGACGGCCCCGCCCTGGACGGGTTGACGCTCGAGCGTTTCACGGGTCCGGGGTTCGTGGCGGACGTGCGCGCCTTCGCCGGGCGCCCCGTCCGGTGGGAAAACCTGGAGCGGACGCCCGGCTGGGCGGGGCCCCGGGAGTTCGTGCTCCTGTGGACCGGTTGGGACGCGTTCTGGGGGACACAGGCATACAACCGGGGTTACCCGGCGCTGGACCCCGCCGCTGCCGAACGACTGGCGTTCGCCGGGATCAAGGGACTCGGCGTGGACGCCCCGTCGGTGGATGCTTTCGACAGCGGGGGACTGCCGGTCCACCGGGCGCTGCTCTCCCGGGGCGCCATCCTCGTGGAGAACCTGCGGGGGCTCGGCGGCCTGGCTGGCAGGGCGTTCCGCTTCGCCGCCTTCCCCCTTCCCATCCCCGCCGCCGACGGCTCCCCCGTCCGTGCCGTGGCCCTGGTGGACGAGTGCGGGGAGGCTCTCCCCTGA
- a CDS encoding endonuclease/exonuclease/phosphatase family protein has translation MKPLRVASVLTIVACLAGAALRADPGEPGRSAAGAPAKPAAARPAVSGPGLLSWAELDVLGRCGESYPPGLKARMDKILETPFRGGAIRRPAAPKSSPELGPFVRAAMWNIERGLNFDAVAAALADPGKLAALLDPKECPPGSAARREALEQAALLREADILVLNEADWGMKRTKYRFVAEDLARLLGMEFAYAVEFLEVDPIALGTETFEGMDSAERERLRREIAVDRSRYRGLHGTAVLSRFPIRKAEILRLPQVYDWYAGEKRPVSLPEKAKRSTSEKVFLETVLREVRRGGRNCLRVDLEVAGLPGKTVTVLATHLENKCKPEKRRSQVYSLLTHYLDIPHPVILAGDMNTTGSDGTPTSISREVKRRVGSAEFWTTQGVKYATGVGILFDLISGGVRLLKNQYDPTSRHVPVFAPNPEAAFFDTLRDMRFDDGGAFDFRGDAGRTVNGTAGKLANSNMRQGKGFVPTFEVERTIGALGRLKLDWFFVKGFARDPDRAAEPYRFAPHFPRTLKALNEAVPEDISDHCPITVDLPLAEPGSLVP, from the coding sequence ATGAAACCGCTTCGGGTTGCTTCAGTCCTGACGATCGTCGCCTGCCTGGCGGGCGCGGCCCTCCGGGCCGATCCCGGGGAGCCCGGCCGTTCGGCGGCGGGCGCCCCGGCGAAACCCGCCGCCGCCCGGCCCGCCGTCTCCGGGCCCGGGTTGCTCTCCTGGGCCGAACTGGACGTGCTGGGCCGTTGCGGAGAGTCCTACCCCCCCGGTCTGAAAGCCCGGATGGACAAGATCCTCGAAACCCCGTTCCGGGGCGGCGCGATCCGGCGGCCGGCCGCGCCGAAGTCCTCCCCCGAACTCGGGCCCTTCGTCCGCGCCGCCATGTGGAACATCGAGCGCGGCCTCAACTTCGACGCCGTGGCGGCGGCCCTGGCCGACCCCGGCAAGCTCGCCGCCCTGCTGGACCCGAAGGAGTGCCCGCCCGGCAGCGCCGCCCGCCGGGAGGCCCTGGAACAGGCCGCCCTCCTCCGGGAGGCGGACATCCTCGTCCTCAACGAGGCGGACTGGGGGATGAAGCGCACGAAATACCGCTTCGTGGCGGAGGACCTGGCCCGCCTCCTTGGCATGGAGTTCGCCTACGCCGTGGAGTTTTTGGAGGTGGACCCCATCGCGCTGGGGACGGAGACCTTCGAAGGGATGGACAGCGCCGAACGCGAAAGGCTCCGCCGCGAGATCGCGGTGGACCGCTCCCGCTACCGTGGCCTCCACGGGACGGCCGTCCTCTCCCGCTTCCCCATCCGGAAGGCCGAGATCCTGCGTCTGCCCCAGGTCTACGACTGGTACGCCGGGGAGAAACGGCCGGTCTCCCTCCCCGAGAAGGCCAAGCGGTCGACCTCGGAGAAGGTGTTTCTCGAGACCGTCCTGCGCGAGGTCCGCCGCGGGGGGCGCAACTGCCTCCGGGTGGACCTGGAGGTGGCGGGACTTCCCGGGAAGACCGTCACGGTACTCGCCACCCACCTGGAGAACAAGTGCAAGCCCGAGAAGCGGCGAAGCCAGGTCTATTCCCTTCTGACCCACTACCTTGACATCCCCCACCCCGTGATCCTGGCGGGCGACATGAACACCACCGGCTCCGACGGCACCCCCACCTCCATCTCCCGGGAGGTGAAACGCCGCGTGGGGAGCGCCGAGTTCTGGACCACCCAGGGGGTGAAGTACGCCACGGGGGTCGGGATCCTCTTCGACCTGATCAGCGGCGGGGTGAGGCTGCTGAAGAACCAGTACGACCCCACCTCCCGCCACGTCCCCGTCTTCGCCCCGAACCCCGAGGCCGCCTTCTTCGACACCCTTCGGGACATGCGTTTCGACGACGGCGGGGCCTTCGACTTCCGCGGCGACGCCGGGCGCACCGTCAACGGCACCGCCGGGAAGTTGGCCAACTCCAACATGCGGCAGGGCAAGGGCTTCGTCCCGACTTTCGAGGTGGAGCGCACCATCGGCGCCCTCGGCCGCCTCAAGCTGGACTGGTTCTTCGTCAAGGGCTTCGCCCGGGACCCGGACCGTGCCGCCGAACCGTACCGCTTCGCGCCCCACTTCCCGCGGACCCTCAAGGCCCTCAACGAAGCGGTGCCCGAGGACATCTCGGACCACTGTCCCATCACCGTGGACCTCCCGCTGGCCGAACCCGGATCCCTCGTCCCCTGA
- a CDS encoding vitamin B12-dependent ribonucleotide reductase, whose translation MPKNGKRGTKTRKTEPVEQSRNAAGLTIPAHYTGTGPHPFELLEWKKRDAVISSNKGEVIFAQRDVEAPAAWSDSAVNITVSKYFHGVLGHADRESSVRQVISRVVDTLTVWGTEGGYFRTVMDATAFSRELAYLLVNQMASFNSPVWFNVGVEKHPQCSACFINSVEDTMDSILELAKTEGKLFKFGSGTGTNLSPLRSSYEKLFSGGNASGPVSFMKGYDAFAGVIKSGGKTRRAAKMVILNIDHPDIVEFIQCKAKEEKKAWALIEAGYDGSFNGEAYSSIFFQNANNSVRVTDEFMRAVEMDTVWKTRAITTGEVIHEYAARDLMRMIAESAHLCGDPGIQFDSTVNRWNPCKASGRISASNPCSEYMFLDNSACNLASLNLLKFVDDEGRFDVDGFRHAVNIVFTAQEIIVENASYPTPKIGVNSVEYRPIGLGYANLGAVLMHMGLPYDSDEGRNYAAAVTALMTGEAYRTSSRLAAVKGPFKHFEMNRASFMEVIEMHRGHAWRIGKAGVPPNLLTAARDAWDKVTKEGPVHGFRNAQATVLAPTGTIGFMMDCDTTGIEPELALVKYKQLVGDGMLKIVNRTIPTALRRLGYTGEETEELVGYIEKHGTIEGGPHLRDSHLPVFDCALKLPSGQRVIHHLGHVRMMAAVQPFLSGAISKTVNMPNDVTPEDVEKVYLEAWKLGLKSVALYRDGSKKAQPLSLKKEEPKAEQTVVYKPVRRKLPSERTSITHKFRVADHEGYITVGAYENGQPGEIFLLMAKEGSVISGLMDGFATAISMALQYGVPLKVLVDKFTHTRFEPSGFTGNPHIPMAKSILDYIFKWLALKFLPEDDQRKLGIINPTANPSFVEPPAVIIARGEEPGKPERTPTIQGDAPTCPVCETLMVRKGTCYYCPSCFFNNGCS comes from the coding sequence ATGCCGAAAAACGGGAAGAGGGGGACCAAGACCCGGAAAACCGAACCCGTCGAACAATCCCGAAACGCCGCCGGGCTGACGATCCCGGCGCACTACACGGGGACCGGCCCCCACCCCTTCGAACTCCTGGAGTGGAAAAAGCGCGACGCCGTCATCTCCAGCAACAAGGGGGAGGTCATCTTCGCCCAACGGGACGTGGAAGCTCCCGCCGCCTGGTCGGACAGCGCGGTGAACATCACCGTTTCCAAGTACTTCCACGGGGTCCTCGGGCATGCGGACCGCGAGTCCAGCGTGCGCCAGGTGATTTCCCGGGTCGTGGACACCCTGACCGTCTGGGGCACCGAGGGCGGGTACTTCCGCACCGTGATGGACGCAACCGCCTTCTCCCGGGAGCTGGCGTACCTGCTGGTCAACCAGATGGCCTCCTTCAACTCCCCGGTGTGGTTCAACGTCGGGGTCGAGAAGCACCCCCAGTGTTCCGCCTGCTTCATCAACTCCGTCGAGGACACCATGGACTCCATCCTGGAACTGGCCAAGACCGAGGGGAAGCTTTTCAAGTTCGGCTCGGGGACCGGGACGAACCTCTCCCCGCTCCGCTCCTCGTACGAAAAGCTCTTCTCGGGGGGCAACGCCTCCGGGCCGGTGTCGTTCATGAAGGGCTACGATGCGTTCGCCGGCGTCATCAAGTCCGGCGGGAAGACCCGCCGGGCCGCGAAGATGGTCATCCTCAACATCGACCACCCCGACATCGTGGAGTTCATCCAGTGCAAGGCCAAGGAGGAGAAGAAGGCCTGGGCCCTCATCGAGGCCGGCTACGACGGCTCCTTCAACGGCGAGGCCTACAGTTCCATCTTTTTCCAGAACGCCAACAACAGTGTCCGCGTCACGGACGAGTTCATGCGCGCCGTGGAGATGGACACCGTCTGGAAGACCCGGGCCATCACCACCGGCGAGGTGATCCACGAGTACGCCGCCCGCGACCTCATGCGGATGATCGCCGAGTCCGCCCACCTCTGCGGTGACCCGGGCATCCAGTTCGACAGCACGGTGAACCGCTGGAACCCCTGCAAGGCCAGCGGGCGCATCAGTGCCTCCAACCCCTGCTCCGAGTACATGTTCCTGGACAACTCCGCCTGCAACCTGGCCAGCCTCAACCTCCTCAAGTTCGTCGACGACGAAGGCCGTTTCGACGTGGACGGTTTCCGGCACGCCGTGAACATCGTCTTCACGGCCCAGGAGATCATCGTGGAGAACGCCAGCTACCCCACCCCGAAGATCGGCGTCAACTCGGTGGAGTACCGCCCCATCGGCCTGGGGTACGCCAACCTCGGCGCCGTCCTGATGCACATGGGGCTCCCCTACGACAGCGACGAGGGGCGCAACTACGCCGCCGCCGTCACGGCCCTCATGACGGGCGAGGCCTATCGCACCTCCTCCCGCCTCGCCGCCGTCAAGGGACCCTTCAAGCACTTCGAAATGAACCGGGCCTCCTTCATGGAGGTGATCGAGATGCACCGCGGCCACGCCTGGCGGATCGGTAAGGCCGGCGTGCCGCCCAACCTCCTCACGGCCGCCCGGGACGCCTGGGACAAGGTGACCAAGGAAGGGCCCGTCCACGGCTTCCGGAACGCCCAGGCGACGGTCCTGGCCCCCACGGGGACCATCGGCTTCATGATGGACTGCGACACCACCGGGATCGAGCCCGAGCTGGCCCTGGTGAAGTACAAGCAACTGGTGGGCGACGGCATGCTCAAGATCGTGAACCGCACCATCCCCACCGCACTTCGGCGCCTCGGTTACACGGGGGAGGAGACGGAGGAACTGGTCGGCTACATCGAGAAACACGGGACCATCGAGGGCGGGCCCCACCTGCGCGACTCCCACCTCCCCGTCTTCGACTGCGCCCTGAAGCTCCCGTCCGGTCAGCGGGTCATCCACCATCTCGGGCACGTCCGGATGATGGCCGCCGTCCAGCCGTTCCTCTCCGGCGCCATCTCCAAGACCGTCAACATGCCCAACGACGTCACCCCGGAGGACGTGGAGAAGGTCTACCTCGAGGCCTGGAAGCTGGGGCTCAAGTCCGTCGCCCTCTACCGCGACGGGTCGAAGAAGGCCCAGCCCCTCTCCCTGAAGAAGGAGGAGCCGAAGGCCGAGCAGACCGTGGTTTACAAGCCCGTCCGCCGGAAGCTCCCGTCGGAGCGGACTTCCATCACCCACAAGTTCCGGGTGGCCGACCACGAGGGCTACATCACGGTGGGGGCCTACGAAAACGGGCAGCCGGGGGAGATCTTCCTGCTGATGGCCAAGGAGGGCTCCGTCATCTCGGGCCTCATGGACGGCTTCGCGACGGCCATCTCCATGGCCCTCCAGTACGGCGTCCCCCTGAAGGTGCTGGTGGACAAGTTCACCCACACCCGCTTCGAGCCGTCGGGCTTCACGGGCAACCCCCACATCCCCATGGCCAAGTCGATCCTGGATTACATCTTCAAGTGGCTGGCCCTGAAGTTCCTCCCCGAGGACGACCAGCGGAAGCTCGGCATCATCAACCCGACGGCCAACCCGTCGTTCGTGGAGCCGCCCGCGGTGATCATCGCCAGGGGGGAGGAGCCCGGCAAGCCGGAGCGGACACCCACCATCCAGGGCGACGCCCCGACCTGCCCGGTCTGCGAGACCCTGATGGTCCGCAAGGGGACCTGCTACTACTGCCCGAGCTGCTTTTTCAACAACGGGTGCTCATAA
- a CDS encoding rubredoxin, translating into MKKYVCSICNYVYDPANGDPDGGISPGTAFEDLPDDWVCPECGVGKSDFEPMD; encoded by the coding sequence ATGAAGAAGTACGTCTGCAGCATCTGCAACTACGTGTACGACCCCGCCAACGGAGACCCCGACGGCGGCATCTCCCCCGGGACCGCCTTCGAGGACCTCCCGGACGACTGGGTCTGCCCCGAGTGCGGGGTCGGCAAGAGCGACTTCGAGCCCATGGATTGA
- a CDS encoding FprA family A-type flavoprotein has translation MNNVFKAVKVTDRVWWVGAVDWSIRDFHGYATKRGTTYNAFLVRGEKTALIDTVKKPFFDEMMSRIASVVDPTTIDIVVSNHAEMDHSGALLETVAAIGPSPRVLASEQGVKALHAHFGAIPGLEAVRDGDRQELGGATLRFLETRMLHWPDSMFSLLEEDKLLFSQDGFGMHLASGERFADELPAELLREEAAKYYGNILNPYSNLVLKLIEKVTAAGLTFDVIAPDHGPLWRKDPAWIVNLYALWAQQKPTRKAVVVYDTMWGSTDRMARALGDGLAAGGAVPKLMPLSGSHRSEVATEILEAGALVVGSPTLNNQMFPTVADVLTYLKGLKRKNLVGASFGSYGWSGKTVDQLNAALREMGVDLVGDGIQVQYVPRPEDLEKCFELGRAVAARLA, from the coding sequence ATGAACAACGTATTCAAGGCCGTGAAAGTGACCGACCGCGTGTGGTGGGTCGGCGCCGTGGACTGGTCGATCCGGGACTTCCACGGGTACGCCACGAAGCGGGGGACCACCTACAACGCCTTCCTGGTGCGGGGAGAAAAAACCGCGCTGATCGACACGGTGAAGAAACCCTTCTTCGACGAGATGATGTCCCGCATTGCCTCGGTAGTGGACCCGACGACCATCGACATCGTTGTCTCGAATCACGCGGAGATGGACCATTCCGGGGCGCTCCTCGAGACGGTGGCCGCCATCGGGCCGTCTCCCCGGGTTCTCGCCTCCGAGCAGGGCGTCAAGGCGCTCCATGCCCACTTTGGGGCCATCCCCGGGCTGGAGGCCGTCCGGGACGGCGACCGCCAGGAACTGGGCGGCGCGACCCTCCGCTTCCTGGAGACCCGGATGCTTCACTGGCCCGACAGCATGTTCTCCCTCCTGGAAGAGGACAAGCTCCTCTTCTCCCAGGACGGCTTCGGCATGCACCTGGCCTCCGGCGAGCGTTTCGCGGACGAACTCCCCGCCGAGCTCCTGCGCGAGGAGGCGGCGAAGTACTACGGCAACATCCTGAACCCCTACTCGAACCTGGTCCTCAAGCTCATCGAGAAGGTGACGGCGGCGGGTCTCACTTTCGACGTCATCGCCCCCGACCACGGGCCCCTCTGGCGCAAGGACCCGGCCTGGATCGTGAACCTCTACGCCCTGTGGGCGCAGCAGAAACCGACCCGGAAGGCCGTGGTGGTCTACGACACCATGTGGGGGAGCACCGACCGGATGGCGCGGGCCCTCGGCGACGGGCTGGCTGCCGGCGGGGCGGTGCCGAAGCTGATGCCCCTCTCGGGCAGCCACCGGAGCGAGGTGGCGACGGAGATCCTGGAGGCGGGCGCCCTGGTGGTGGGCTCACCGACCCTGAACAACCAGATGTTCCCGACGGTGGCGGACGTCCTGACCTACCTGAAAGGGTTGAAGCGCAAGAACCTGGTGGGCGCGTCGTTCGGCTCCTACGGCTGGAGCGGGAAAACCGTCGACCAACTCAACGCCGCCCTCCGGGAGATGGGTGTGGACCTCGTGGGAGACGGGATCCAGGTGCAGTACGTCCCTCGCCCGGAGGACCTGGAGAAGTGCTTCGAACTCGGCCGCGCCGTCGCCGCCCGGCTGGCCTGA